One segment of Acropora muricata isolate sample 2 chromosome 8, ASM3666990v1, whole genome shotgun sequence DNA contains the following:
- the LOC136925444 gene encoding MICOS complex subunit Mic25-like, whose product MEDYLEQKEDQERESKKASEESRDTMAKEKATAEDMRNKAMERLSETKKRAGSDLPKKKRKHNGNDTLEYLKEASDRECELKKQELEFKMQQEKSAAAQQTLMLQQMKNQQEQF is encoded by the coding sequence ATGGAAGACTACTTGGAACAGAAGGAAGATCAGGAGAGGGAGTCAAAGAAGGCCTCAGAGGAATCTCGGGATACGATGGCAAAGGAAAAGGCTACAGCAGAAGACATGAGAAACAAGGCAATGGAACGTCTatcagaaacaaagaaaagagctgGGTCTGAtctgccaaaaaagaaaaggaaacacaaTGGAAATGACACTCTGGAATATTTAAAAGAGGCATCAGATAGAGAGTGTGAATTGAAAAAGCAAGAACTTGAGTTTAAAATGCAACAGGAGAAGAGTGCAGCAGCCCAACAAACCCTTATGCTTCAGCAAATGAAGAATCAGCAAGAGCAATTTTAA